One segment of Carya illinoinensis cultivar Pawnee chromosome 13, C.illinoinensisPawnee_v1, whole genome shotgun sequence DNA contains the following:
- the LOC122291683 gene encoding disease resistance protein RUN1-like isoform X2 translates to MRTGIRTFCDDNELPRGENISKELINVIHGSRTSLVIFSKDYASSSWCLDELVQILHCKSTMNHIFIPIFYHVNPSDMRKQTGTFAETFDRLEERFQEDMERVQRWRAAFTEAADCSGYDLQGDANGFEARFIEKIVEQVLYKLNPICLDVVKHPVGIDFHVEEMKTLLQLGTSTTTELLIMGMYGMGGIGKTTLAKAVYNHICNGFEGSSCLLNVREVSEKSNGLIQLQEQLLFDILKVKILPIGNVDKGISLIKQRLHQKRVLVVLDDVDRLDQIYTLAKNGEWFFGPGSRVIITTRDEHLLVKLGVNYSYKVEKMNHSDSLQLFSWHAFNMPHPEDDFREISIAAVDYAGGLPLALEVLGSDLRGRSITKWKTTLEKFRKSPDAQIQEILGISFKSLDHATREVFLDIACFFTGVNIEYVFKILEECGFFPDIAINILIQKSLVKIDYPNLSMHDLIRDMGREIVRQESRHPGIRSRLWSHEDVLKVLKNHMGSEVVEGLSLNPPIHDQDQVISLESEAFANMKNLRLLQIKGVKNLKLKGCIEHLSKELRWICWHNCPLRFLPPRLYLENLVVLDMQYSKIKQVWKLENNVLSKLKVLNLSFCEDLTKSPNFLQVPNLEELILEGCTSLVELHDSIGYIKGLVLLNLNGCTSLMSLPKSISNLKSLKIFHMGRCFNMRNFTDRTTIIVPNRSWNLGNFLRVSLHLFRSLVKIGLSNSNLLEGDFPIDFGGLSLLQDLDLSVNNFRDLPHSICHLPKLARLNLAESRSIRSISTLPTNLRILFAFGCESLERISISESRLDALVLAGSYKLVDIQGFENLAFTKAVSLEGCLEQEEEIDFVKSLLELQKWKWPYMIERRQIYLYGDEIPNWFSHKRIGSSISFHIPSLSDQDRMIKGLVFGVVCRNKDNLHAWHGEISVVFHNKTKGHRQVIHRLFYYKPIGSVNHLVLLQVGLGGGSKIPYGQEMTNGEEIEVSFEFECSQALEYVGVKECGVHLIIQREEEAGSMVMYSEKKKKMMEDDLMLDTPVTKLTRHRPHNPPKVWEYDGIVPFVSYIERNTSTFALLHSLG, encoded by the exons ATGCGAACTGGAATTCGGACATTTTGCGATGATAATGAGCTTCCAAGAGGGGAGAATATATCCAAGGAACTAATCAATGTAATCCATGGGTCAAGGACTTCCCTTGTAATTTTCTCCAAAGATTATGCCTCTTCTAGTTGGTGCCTTGATGAGCTTGTTCAGATCCTTCATTGCAAAAGTACCATGAACCACATTTTTATCCCAATATTTTACCACGTGAATCCCTCTGATATGCGAAAGCAAACTGGGACTTTTGCGGAAACATTTGATAGACTTGAAGAGAGATTTCAAGAAGATATGGAAAGGGTGCAACGATGGAGAGCGGCTTTCACTGAAGCTGCGGATTGTTCTGGCTACGACCTCCAGGGCGATGCAAATGG GTTTGAAGCAAGGTTCATCGAGAAGATTGTTGAACAAGTTTTGTATAAATTGAACCCCATTTGCTTGGATGTTGTCAAGCACCCAGTAGGAATAGATTTTCATGTTGAAGAGATGAAAACTTTATTACAACTTGGAACAAGTACTACTACTGAACTTCTCATCATGGGTATGTATGGGATGGGTGGAATCGGTAAGACAACCTTAGCTAAAGCTGTCTATAACCATATATGCAACGGGTTTGAAGGAAGCAGTTGTCTTTTAAATGTTAGAGAAGTTTCAGAAAAATCCAATGGTCTAATTCAGTTACAAGAACAACTTCTTTTTGATATCTTGAAAGTGAAAATATTGCCGATCGGTAATGTTGACAAAGGAATCAGTTTGATTAAACAAAGACTTCACCAAAAAAGAGTTCTTGTtgttcttgatgatgtggatcGACTCGATCAAATATATACGTTAGCCAAAAATGGTGAATGGTTTTTTGGTCCCGGAAGTAGAGTCATTATAACAACCAGAGATGAACACTTGCTGGTTAAACTAGGAGTAAATTACTCCTACaaagttgaaaaaatgaatCATTCAGATTCTCTTCAACTTTTTAGTTGGCATGCCTTCAACATGCCCCATCCAGAAGATGACTTTCGGGAGATTTCCATTGCTGCAGTGGATTATGCTGGTGGGCTTCCATTAGCACTAGAAGTTTTAGGTTCTGATTTGCGGGGAAGAAGCATTACTAAATGGAAAACTACATTGGAAAAATTTAGAAAGAGTCCAGATGCCCAAATTCAGGAAATACTTGGAATAAGTTTCAAATCACTAGACCATGCTACAAGGGAGGTGTTTCTAgatattgcatgtttttttACAGGTGTCAACATAGAATACGTCTTCAAAATACTAGAGGAATGTGGATTTTTTCCAGATATTGCTATCAATATTCTCATTCAAAAGTCTCTGGTGAAAATTGATTATCCCAATTTGAGTATGCATGATCTTATTCGAGATATGGGAAGGGAGATTGTTCGTCAAGAGTCACGTCATCCAGGAATACGTAGTAGATTGTGGTCTCACGAAGATGTGTTGAAAGTACTAAAAAACCATATG GGATCAGAAGTAGTGGAGGGCCTCAGCCTAAATCCACCCATACATGATCAAGACCAAGTCATATCTTTGGAATCTGAAGCATTTGCAAAcatgaagaatttgagattGCTTCAAATCAAGggtgtaaaaaatttaaaactcaaaGGATGCATTGAGCATCTTTCCAAAGAGCTAAGATGGATTTGCTGGCATAACTGTCCCTTGAGATTTCTTCCGCCAAGACTTTATCTTGAAAATCTTGTTGTGCTTGACATGCAGTATAGCAAAATCAAACAAGTCTGGAAGTTGGAGAATAAT GTACTTAGCAAGTTGAAAGTTCTAAATCTCAGTTTTTGTGAAGATCTCACCAAATCACCGAACTTCTTACAAGTCCCAAATCTAGAGGAACTAATACTTGAAGGTTGCACAAGCTTAGTAGAGCTGCATGACTCTATTGGATATATAAAAGGACTTGTTTTACTGAATTTGAACGGATGCACTAGCCTTATGAGTCTTCCGAAAAGCATTTCTAACTTAAAATCTCTCAAAATTTTTCACATGGGTCGCTGCTTCAATATGCGGAACTTCACAGACAGAACTACTATTATCGTACCAAATAGATCTTGGAATCTCGGAAATTTCCTAAGGGTTTCCCTTCATCTTTTTAGGTCTTTGGTAAAAATAGGTCTCAGTAACAGCAATTTATTGGAAGGTGACTTTCCCATTGATTTTGGGGGCTTATCTTTACTCCAAGATTTGGATTTATCTGTCAACAATTTTCGTGATCTCCCTCATAGCATCTGTCACCTTCCCAAATTAGCCCGTTTAAATTTAGCTGAGTCTAGATCCATTCGGTCAATTTCAACTCTCCCTACAAATTTACGGATCTTATTTGCATTTGGCTGCGAATCACTAGAAAGAATCTCAATTTCGGAGTCCCGATTGGATGCACTTGTGCTTGCGGGCAGCTACAAACTAGTTGACATTCAAGGCTTTGAGAATTTGGCATTTACAAAAGCGGTTAGCCTGGAAGGATGCCtggaacaagaagaagaaattgatTTTGTGAAGAGTCTTCTCGAGCTCCAG AAATGGAAGTGGCCGTATATGATTGAGAGGCGTCAGATATACTTGTATGGTGACGAGATTCCAAATTGGTTCAGTCATAAGAGAATAGGGTCTTCCATTTCCTTTCATATACCTTCACTTTCAGATCAAGACAGAATGATTAAAGGATTAGTATTTGGAGTTGTTTGTAGAAATAAGGACAATCTGCATGCGTGGCACGGTGAAATTAGCGTGGTATTCCATAATAAAACAAAAGGCCACAGACAAGTTATTCATCGATTATTCTATTACAAGCCGATAGGGTCTGTGAATCATTTAGTTTTGCTTCAGGTGGGATTGGGTGGAGGTAGTAAAATCCCATATGGTCAGGAGATGACAAATGGCGAGGAAATCGAGGTGTCCTTCGAGTTCGAGTGTTCACAGGCTCTAGAGTACGTTGGAGTGAAGGAGTGTGGAGTTCATCTCATCATTCAGCGTG AGGAGGAGGCCGGTTCAATGGTCATGtacagtgaaaagaaaaagaaaatgatggaagaTGATTTGATGCTGGACACTCCTGTTACAAAGCTAACAAGACACAGACCTCATAATCCACCGAAGGTCTGGGAATATGATGGGATCGTTCCTTTCGTGTCCTATATAGAACGTAACACAAGTACTTTTGCTCTTCTCCACTCTCTCGGGTAA
- the LOC122291683 gene encoding disease resistance protein RUN1-like isoform X1: MEGAQTTPARGSLKRKLDPGFQGQNKHRKVLVVGDQMSKEVWSSTKPRSNHWDYEVFLSFRGADTRKNFTDHLYSALMRTGIRTFCDDNELPRGENISKELINVIHGSRTSLVIFSKDYASSSWCLDELVQILHCKSTMNHIFIPIFYHVNPSDMRKQTGTFAETFDRLEERFQEDMERVQRWRAAFTEAADCSGYDLQGDANGFEARFIEKIVEQVLYKLNPICLDVVKHPVGIDFHVEEMKTLLQLGTSTTTELLIMGMYGMGGIGKTTLAKAVYNHICNGFEGSSCLLNVREVSEKSNGLIQLQEQLLFDILKVKILPIGNVDKGISLIKQRLHQKRVLVVLDDVDRLDQIYTLAKNGEWFFGPGSRVIITTRDEHLLVKLGVNYSYKVEKMNHSDSLQLFSWHAFNMPHPEDDFREISIAAVDYAGGLPLALEVLGSDLRGRSITKWKTTLEKFRKSPDAQIQEILGISFKSLDHATREVFLDIACFFTGVNIEYVFKILEECGFFPDIAINILIQKSLVKIDYPNLSMHDLIRDMGREIVRQESRHPGIRSRLWSHEDVLKVLKNHMGSEVVEGLSLNPPIHDQDQVISLESEAFANMKNLRLLQIKGVKNLKLKGCIEHLSKELRWICWHNCPLRFLPPRLYLENLVVLDMQYSKIKQVWKLENNVLSKLKVLNLSFCEDLTKSPNFLQVPNLEELILEGCTSLVELHDSIGYIKGLVLLNLNGCTSLMSLPKSISNLKSLKIFHMGRCFNMRNFTDRTTIIVPNRSWNLGNFLRVSLHLFRSLVKIGLSNSNLLEGDFPIDFGGLSLLQDLDLSVNNFRDLPHSICHLPKLARLNLAESRSIRSISTLPTNLRILFAFGCESLERISISESRLDALVLAGSYKLVDIQGFENLAFTKAVSLEGCLEQEEEIDFVKSLLELQKWKWPYMIERRQIYLYGDEIPNWFSHKRIGSSISFHIPSLSDQDRMIKGLVFGVVCRNKDNLHAWHGEISVVFHNKTKGHRQVIHRLFYYKPIGSVNHLVLLQVGLGGGSKIPYGQEMTNGEEIEVSFEFECSQALEYVGVKECGVHLIIQREEEAGSMVMYSEKKKKMMEDDLMLDTPVTKLTRHRPHNPPKVWEYDGIVPFVSYIERNTSTFALLHSLG; encoded by the exons TCTGGTCATCTACCAAACCTCGTTCAAACCATTGGGATTACGAAGTTTTCCTAAGTTTTAGAGGTGCAGACACCCGTAAGAATTTTACTGATCACCTCTATTCTGCCTTGATGCGAACTGGAATTCGGACATTTTGCGATGATAATGAGCTTCCAAGAGGGGAGAATATATCCAAGGAACTAATCAATGTAATCCATGGGTCAAGGACTTCCCTTGTAATTTTCTCCAAAGATTATGCCTCTTCTAGTTGGTGCCTTGATGAGCTTGTTCAGATCCTTCATTGCAAAAGTACCATGAACCACATTTTTATCCCAATATTTTACCACGTGAATCCCTCTGATATGCGAAAGCAAACTGGGACTTTTGCGGAAACATTTGATAGACTTGAAGAGAGATTTCAAGAAGATATGGAAAGGGTGCAACGATGGAGAGCGGCTTTCACTGAAGCTGCGGATTGTTCTGGCTACGACCTCCAGGGCGATGCAAATGG GTTTGAAGCAAGGTTCATCGAGAAGATTGTTGAACAAGTTTTGTATAAATTGAACCCCATTTGCTTGGATGTTGTCAAGCACCCAGTAGGAATAGATTTTCATGTTGAAGAGATGAAAACTTTATTACAACTTGGAACAAGTACTACTACTGAACTTCTCATCATGGGTATGTATGGGATGGGTGGAATCGGTAAGACAACCTTAGCTAAAGCTGTCTATAACCATATATGCAACGGGTTTGAAGGAAGCAGTTGTCTTTTAAATGTTAGAGAAGTTTCAGAAAAATCCAATGGTCTAATTCAGTTACAAGAACAACTTCTTTTTGATATCTTGAAAGTGAAAATATTGCCGATCGGTAATGTTGACAAAGGAATCAGTTTGATTAAACAAAGACTTCACCAAAAAAGAGTTCTTGTtgttcttgatgatgtggatcGACTCGATCAAATATATACGTTAGCCAAAAATGGTGAATGGTTTTTTGGTCCCGGAAGTAGAGTCATTATAACAACCAGAGATGAACACTTGCTGGTTAAACTAGGAGTAAATTACTCCTACaaagttgaaaaaatgaatCATTCAGATTCTCTTCAACTTTTTAGTTGGCATGCCTTCAACATGCCCCATCCAGAAGATGACTTTCGGGAGATTTCCATTGCTGCAGTGGATTATGCTGGTGGGCTTCCATTAGCACTAGAAGTTTTAGGTTCTGATTTGCGGGGAAGAAGCATTACTAAATGGAAAACTACATTGGAAAAATTTAGAAAGAGTCCAGATGCCCAAATTCAGGAAATACTTGGAATAAGTTTCAAATCACTAGACCATGCTACAAGGGAGGTGTTTCTAgatattgcatgtttttttACAGGTGTCAACATAGAATACGTCTTCAAAATACTAGAGGAATGTGGATTTTTTCCAGATATTGCTATCAATATTCTCATTCAAAAGTCTCTGGTGAAAATTGATTATCCCAATTTGAGTATGCATGATCTTATTCGAGATATGGGAAGGGAGATTGTTCGTCAAGAGTCACGTCATCCAGGAATACGTAGTAGATTGTGGTCTCACGAAGATGTGTTGAAAGTACTAAAAAACCATATG GGATCAGAAGTAGTGGAGGGCCTCAGCCTAAATCCACCCATACATGATCAAGACCAAGTCATATCTTTGGAATCTGAAGCATTTGCAAAcatgaagaatttgagattGCTTCAAATCAAGggtgtaaaaaatttaaaactcaaaGGATGCATTGAGCATCTTTCCAAAGAGCTAAGATGGATTTGCTGGCATAACTGTCCCTTGAGATTTCTTCCGCCAAGACTTTATCTTGAAAATCTTGTTGTGCTTGACATGCAGTATAGCAAAATCAAACAAGTCTGGAAGTTGGAGAATAAT GTACTTAGCAAGTTGAAAGTTCTAAATCTCAGTTTTTGTGAAGATCTCACCAAATCACCGAACTTCTTACAAGTCCCAAATCTAGAGGAACTAATACTTGAAGGTTGCACAAGCTTAGTAGAGCTGCATGACTCTATTGGATATATAAAAGGACTTGTTTTACTGAATTTGAACGGATGCACTAGCCTTATGAGTCTTCCGAAAAGCATTTCTAACTTAAAATCTCTCAAAATTTTTCACATGGGTCGCTGCTTCAATATGCGGAACTTCACAGACAGAACTACTATTATCGTACCAAATAGATCTTGGAATCTCGGAAATTTCCTAAGGGTTTCCCTTCATCTTTTTAGGTCTTTGGTAAAAATAGGTCTCAGTAACAGCAATTTATTGGAAGGTGACTTTCCCATTGATTTTGGGGGCTTATCTTTACTCCAAGATTTGGATTTATCTGTCAACAATTTTCGTGATCTCCCTCATAGCATCTGTCACCTTCCCAAATTAGCCCGTTTAAATTTAGCTGAGTCTAGATCCATTCGGTCAATTTCAACTCTCCCTACAAATTTACGGATCTTATTTGCATTTGGCTGCGAATCACTAGAAAGAATCTCAATTTCGGAGTCCCGATTGGATGCACTTGTGCTTGCGGGCAGCTACAAACTAGTTGACATTCAAGGCTTTGAGAATTTGGCATTTACAAAAGCGGTTAGCCTGGAAGGATGCCtggaacaagaagaagaaattgatTTTGTGAAGAGTCTTCTCGAGCTCCAG AAATGGAAGTGGCCGTATATGATTGAGAGGCGTCAGATATACTTGTATGGTGACGAGATTCCAAATTGGTTCAGTCATAAGAGAATAGGGTCTTCCATTTCCTTTCATATACCTTCACTTTCAGATCAAGACAGAATGATTAAAGGATTAGTATTTGGAGTTGTTTGTAGAAATAAGGACAATCTGCATGCGTGGCACGGTGAAATTAGCGTGGTATTCCATAATAAAACAAAAGGCCACAGACAAGTTATTCATCGATTATTCTATTACAAGCCGATAGGGTCTGTGAATCATTTAGTTTTGCTTCAGGTGGGATTGGGTGGAGGTAGTAAAATCCCATATGGTCAGGAGATGACAAATGGCGAGGAAATCGAGGTGTCCTTCGAGTTCGAGTGTTCACAGGCTCTAGAGTACGTTGGAGTGAAGGAGTGTGGAGTTCATCTCATCATTCAGCGTG AGGAGGAGGCCGGTTCAATGGTCATGtacagtgaaaagaaaaagaaaatgatggaagaTGATTTGATGCTGGACACTCCTGTTACAAAGCTAACAAGACACAGACCTCATAATCCACCGAAGGTCTGGGAATATGATGGGATCGTTCCTTTCGTGTCCTATATAGAACGTAACACAAGTACTTTTGCTCTTCTCCACTCTCTCGGGTAA